The region AGACTCTTTTTTCGGTAGTGCCTTTTTTTGCTTGTCTTTTTGAAACGCTACAAGGTGTTTCTGGGCAAGGTGATTGAGGCTTAAAAAAAGCAAATAAGCGGCACCGATTGCCTGAAGCTGCCATATATTAACAAGGAAAGAAATAATAAATAGTGCGGCGAAGCGAAAGATCATAGCTCCGCCTAATCCGTAAAACAGCGCCTTTTTTCTCTTTTTTTTCGGCAAATGTTTTACCATGACAGCCATGACAAGCGCATTATCTGCAGCTAAAATCCCTTCTAGACCAACTAAAATAATTAAAACCCAAAAATATTCAAGCAATAAACTTGTCTCCACGTAAAAGCCTCCCTAAATAGAAAAATGACCTTTGCCTTTCGGTAAAGGTCATTTTTGCATAGAAAGAGACCTTTACCATATGGCAAAGGTCTTGCTAACAACGTAAGGTTGCCAACAAAGCCGAGGATTGCTCCTGGATTGACGACTTTGCTGTTAAAGCTACTCCCCTTTGGGCGATATTCATAGTTTTACTATAAATGACTTTTTGAGAGACGTCAATGTTAACCATGAAACTTTTTTTAGAGAAGGGGCTTTTTTGAAATGATGACGCCATCTTCATCTGCGTATACATAATCGCCGGGCGCCCAATCGACACCGCCGAAATGAAGGGTGCTTCCCCGCTCTCCTGTGCCATTCTTTTTGCTTTTGAGCGGGTTTGTCCCCAATGCAAAAATACCTGTTTCCATGTCTGCTAGATCGGCAGAATCTCTTACACAGCCATTAATAATCAGCCCTGAAACCTTTCTTGATGCTGCGATGCCTGCCAGGCGATCGCCAAGCAAGGCGCATCTTTTAGAACCTCCTCCATTTACAACGATCACAGAGCCTTCAGGAACTGATTCAATGGCTTCAAGGACAAGCACATTATCCTCATACACATTCACGGTTTCAATTTTTCCATAAAATTGCTTCTTTTTCCCATAAGAGCGGAATTCAGTTGTGCAAATTTGCAGCGAATCGGAATGTTCGTCGCATAAATCAGCTGTTTTAAAATGTGACAAAGCTGGTCCCTCCTAGTTTTTTTTCCAACTCACATTATTTCAACAAAAACTGCCAAAACCCTTTTTTTGCAACCCAACGGCTTTCCCAATCGACTATCGTAAGAGAGGAGGGAAAAAGAGAAATGGACATAAAACGAGCGAAAAAGGGAAATGATGAAGCGTTTGAACAGGTTACCGATTCCGTCCGAAAAATGAAATGTCTACTAATGTTAAATAAGGTTGCTTTACCCGCGGTGCAACCGTCCGCAAGACCTCCACTTCAGGATATAGAGATTTCGAAGAGCCCCATTACGTTAAAGCTTCCTTTTTTAAGGGAAGTTTTTTTCTTTGAGCAAAAGGGTAAATAAGGAGTACCATTTGTTACAGAAAGGAAGATTCAATGCAGAAAACAAGCCAATACTTGCTAGAAAAGAAGGATATGACAAACCCTAGCCTTGTGCCGGAATGGCTGATTGAAGAATACAAAACATTTCATAACCTTGTTACCGATCGGACGTTCCCGTGTTATTTTGGAATGGGCGCGGAAAATAAAGGGGAGCTAAGATATGCCTATTTGCCTCATAATGATTGGTCCCATTTCCCTGAGGTTGTTGAAAGCTTTCTTGGGCTGTTCGAAGAACCGCCATTTATCCGCCATGGCTTGTTTGTTTTTGTAGAGCCTGAAAAAGAAGAAAAATCGCTTGATTATTATCGCCAGTATTTCTGGCGCATCTTGCAATATCTTCATGATCACGATCCCCATCCATGGCCGGAAGATATTCCGAAAGATCCGGACCATTTTCTTTGGGACTTTTGCTTTGCGGGAAAGCCATTTTTCGCGTTTGGCAATTGCCCGGCATACAAACAGAGAAAAACAAGAAATCTTGGAAACAGCCTTATCCTTGGAATCCAGCCGCGCATGATCTTTGAGGGGCTGGAAGGGACACAGAAAGGCGGAATCATGTCGCGTGAACGAGTGCGTGAGCGTGTGCAAAAATGGGACAAGCTGCCGAAACATCCTGACATAAGCCATTACGGCGATCCATCACACAACGAATGGAAACAATTTTTTATCGGAGATGATATTGAACCGATTAAGGGGAAGTGTCCATTGCATCTCTGAAAATAACCTATAATGAAGTTATGATATGATTATAAGACGAGAACTGCCAGCGGCAAGTTTAATACAGGCAGGAGGAGCATATTCAATGAAAGAAATTTCAGCGTCAATCATTATTGATGAAGCGGTTAATAAGCTTGAAGGACTAAAGCATGAAATCCCTAATCAATTGGCTGTAAAGGAGTTGTACACAGTACGTGCGTATTGTGATTTATTGCTGAAAGCATTGGGGGAACATTCGGAAGAAGGGCATTCCTTAAAAAAGAAGCAGTCATCACCATTGCCCGCAACGCAACGGGTTGTTAGTGATGATGCGAGCAGCGGTTCCATCTTTGATTTCTAGCTAATAAGAAATCCGTAAAGCGGATTTCTTATTTTTCGTATCCATCGACGATCTTGTCAAGCCTTCCGGTTTCCGGATCGATAATTAAGCCATGGACAGCGATGTCTTTCGGAAGAAGAGGGTGCTGTTTGATCATGTCTACGCTTGTCCGGACACCGTCTTCGACCTTTTCAAACCCTTTCAGCCATGAATCCAAATCAATCCCAGAGTAATTAAGCGTTGTGAGCAATTCTTCAGAAGCCCCGCGGGCAATTGCTTTTTCAAGCACTTTACTTGAATTGAGGCCTTGCATCCCGCAGTCGTAATGGCCGACGACACATACTTCCTGGGCATTCAGTTCATAGATGGCGACAAGGATGCTGCGCATGATGCTTCCAAACGGATGGGAAACGATGGCTCCGGCGTTTTTTATAATTTTTACGTCGCCATTTTTTACATTCATTGCATTTGGCAATAGTTCAACGAGCCTCGTATCCATACATGACAAAATTACGAGCTTTTTATTCGGGAATTTTGTCGTTTCAAATTTTTCGTACTCTTTGTTTTTCACAAATGAGCGGTTGAATTCTAAAATTTGGTCAAGCATTGTCATTTCTCTTTCCTCCCTTTCTTTTTAAAAAAATGAGAAAGTACTAAATTTGCCACTTTCGCAAACTTAGGCCAATCTGGCTTCTGGCCTCTGACTTCAGAAAGAACGCGCCAGCGTTTTTTTTATTATACATGAAATTCACGCGTTTTTCTGTTATCTTTTTAAATAGGTTTGAAAATCATTTTGTAAATGAGGGATTAAAATGAAGGTATTTTTAATTCTAGGGGCAATAAATGCTTTTCTTGCTGTAGCTCTTGGTGCATTTGGGGCTCACGGATTAGAGGGGAAGCTTACGGAAAAAATGCTTGACGTCTATAAAACAGGTGTGCAGTATCATATGTATCATGCGTTGGGGCTTGTATTGATTGCACTTCTATATGAACGCCTTGGGCCGGGTGGAACGATTCATTGGGCAGGCTGGCTGATGTTCATAGGAATTATTTTATTTTCAGGCAGTCTTTATGCACTAAGCATGTCGAATGTCAGCATACTTGGGGCAATCACTCCATTTGGCGGTGTGGCGTTTTTGGTGGCTTGGCTTCTTGTTGTGTTTGCAGCGGTGAAAGTTTTATAGTGGATAAAGCCCATGATTTCAAAGTTGAAAACCATGGGCTTTTTGTTTGTTGTTATCTCGGCGTCTGTGTATCTAAGCCGTAAGGATAACTGTATTCGATCTCCTCATCAAATGTAATAAAGTCAACATAGATCATTAATATAATGTATCTTCTAGGTGATTGAGGATCTTTCAAAATAACATGGTCCCTGCCGGCCGCCAGGACAATGCCTTTAAATACTCTCGCATTCCATTTTTCGTTGTTTTCAAATGTACAATAGACTGTTGCGACCTTTCCGCGGTTTAACCGCAAAATATTTTCAATATACGATTGCTGCACAGGAAGTTGGGCAGGCATCCCTGCCGGGGTCTCCGCGTCAGGCGGCGTCGTTATTTGACCCCCGGCCGGCTGCTGTGGATATGGAGTGTATCCTTGATATTGCTGTCCATAATAAGGATATTGACCATACATTTGATTCCAGTTTCCTTGCATAAAGATCATCCTCTCTTAAAAATTAACCTCTAAAGTAAAAACGCGTCAGCGTTTTTCTTTAATAAACACTCGGACAAGCCGACTGGGAAGGACTGAAGAAGCAGTGTGATTTATACCGTCCTGTATTCCATTGATTAAACCATTGTGCCGGGCAATTTCCGCTCGGTTCAAAAAACCATAGTGAATTTGTTGCCGGATGGAAACGCGCGCCTTGGATCACCTGCCTTGCAAGGCGCTTATCCTGCTCTCTGGCCCTTTGGTAAAAATAGCTCTTTTGTGTCGCTTCAAATCCGCCTGGCGATTGGAAAACCATTCGCTGAATCGAGCGAATATCTTTGAAATCTAGGCAATCAGCCAGCACACGATTAACACCTACATTGCCCACCATAAGCATGCCGAGATTACCCTCACCTTCCGCCTCTGCCCTCATCAGCCTTGCAAGCAAAGCCACATCATTTTCATTGTGGGCGACGACAGCCAAGTTCTCCACCTCATTCTTTCATGTAAGATTAAAATATTTTAACATCCGTAAAGAGACGCATCCCTGTTATGATTTAAAAGATGTTTGCCTAAACAGCTTATGCCCAGAATTAAAAAAAGTGACACCAAACTAAAAAAAGTGGAAGGCTTTTAGGAAAGAGAATATAAAAAAGCCTCCTCAATCACAAAAGTGAAGAGGAAGCTTTCTTGTTAAACAGCTAAAAACTTAGCC is a window of Pueribacillus theae DNA encoding:
- the rraA gene encoding ribonuclease E activity regulator RraA; amino-acid sequence: MSHFKTADLCDEHSDSLQICTTEFRSYGKKKQFYGKIETVNVYEDNVLVLEAIESVPEGSVIVVNGGGSKRCALLGDRLAGIAASRKVSGLIINGCVRDSADLADMETGIFALGTNPLKSKKNGTGERGSTLHFGGVDWAPGDYVYADEDGVIISKKPLL
- a CDS encoding YqcI/YcgG family protein; translation: MQKTSQYLLEKKDMTNPSLVPEWLIEEYKTFHNLVTDRTFPCYFGMGAENKGELRYAYLPHNDWSHFPEVVESFLGLFEEPPFIRHGLFVFVEPEKEEKSLDYYRQYFWRILQYLHDHDPHPWPEDIPKDPDHFLWDFCFAGKPFFAFGNCPAYKQRKTRNLGNSLILGIQPRMIFEGLEGTQKGGIMSRERVRERVQKWDKLPKHPDISHYGDPSHNEWKQFFIGDDIEPIKGKCPLHL
- a CDS encoding beta-class carbonic anhydrase, which translates into the protein MTMLDQILEFNRSFVKNKEYEKFETTKFPNKKLVILSCMDTRLVELLPNAMNVKNGDVKIIKNAGAIVSHPFGSIMRSILVAIYELNAQEVCVVGHYDCGMQGLNSSKVLEKAIARGASEELLTTLNYSGIDLDSWLKGFEKVEDGVRTSVDMIKQHPLLPKDIAVHGLIIDPETGRLDKIVDGYEK
- a CDS encoding DUF423 domain-containing protein produces the protein MKVFLILGAINAFLAVALGAFGAHGLEGKLTEKMLDVYKTGVQYHMYHALGLVLIALLYERLGPGGTIHWAGWLMFIGIILFSGSLYALSMSNVSILGAITPFGGVAFLVAWLLVVFAAVKVL
- the gerQ gene encoding spore coat protein GerQ, coding for MQGNWNQMYGQYPYYGQQYQGYTPYPQQPAGGQITTPPDAETPAGMPAQLPVQQSYIENILRLNRGKVATVYCTFENNEKWNARVFKGIVLAAGRDHVILKDPQSPRRYIILMIYVDFITFDEEIEYSYPYGLDTQTPR
- a CDS encoding cell wall hydrolase gives rise to the protein MAVVAHNENDVALLARLMRAEAEGEGNLGMLMVGNVGVNRVLADCLDFKDIRSIQRMVFQSPGGFEATQKSYFYQRAREQDKRLARQVIQGARFHPATNSLWFFEPSGNCPAQWFNQWNTGRYKSHCFFSPSQSACPSVY